A genomic region of Vitreoscilla filiformis contains the following coding sequences:
- a CDS encoding N-6 DNA methylase, which produces MTSTTTTSLVSAVLSAAEISKNEAQLRHELENALEQACAKLSIPWTPFQLERALKVKGKSTKFADVAHGAVVIEYEPPKSFSGRAGAKAVHARQQAKEYAELISAEEGRALQEYVLIAWDGSHITFGHFNDTSANWEDVVPFDRISADRLLSALKSDGRPLVHPQLLQALVGPDSEYGTVLIPELYASICKAESSAATTKTKMLFTEWRRLFSQVVGFQPVHMKKLLARQEISHDQPYQENPAAYLFALNTYIAIIAKIVAACALPRASQDVLQPGVPVAERLRAVETGELFEHAGILNMLSGDFFSWYLDDSDWPRYQAALGAMLGRLSGIDFAVSKKHADTTRDLFKGIYERFIPREVRHALGEFYTPDWLAEHGMDLLEWQPSDSLTDPTCGSGTFLLEAIRRRRKTDSGATAQALLAGIHGIDLNPLAVLAAKGSLAVFLSPHLDPARPIRLPVYLADAVHPAAVDSFSNYSHVLHTEVGPREFSVPERMIGHPDFFRIFAKVRMLIDADYPAVKICGAILADLKGIGLDPSDVSTVSTTVSNLVELHARGWNGIWCSILADRFAAGAIPPSSHICGNPPWIKWSNLPKGYAQSIQMHCRGLGVFSADKWVGGIESDISTVITYQAVKHYLGRDGRLGFFLPGSVFTTESSAGFRRFSVDNGSLQCRVLLVEDYQDIKPFDGVSNHPTFLMLQRDATTVFPVPYHSWIANSGGGTDYLSAEQFRCTARRIDGTAVPVPGGDGTRPWLVGSAQDQAVFSKVFAASAKPEYKARKGITTDRNGIFWVYTTGLVGTNLVAIRNAADIGKTKGIPQITATVESEHLFPLLRGRGVAPFNAMVETDLHILVPQRGMHGDPDLPAASPHTFKFLNRFKSHLEQRSSLKRFQKGQEFYSLWSTGPYTFAPFKVLWREMGNTFAAAYIGSTLTEYASEKIVVPDHKLYFIPVESESEAAYLTGFLNAPTISKAVSAYAAQLSLGASVAEYLNIPKFDEINGRMAAIGSIARDITKRAGNVQPIDLAQLDAHVRELLSI; this is translated from the coding sequence GTGACCAGCACGACTACGACATCACTCGTTAGCGCTGTCTTATCTGCGGCGGAAATTTCCAAGAACGAAGCGCAGCTACGACACGAGTTGGAAAATGCGCTTGAACAAGCTTGCGCAAAGTTGTCCATTCCTTGGACGCCATTCCAGCTTGAACGAGCCCTCAAAGTCAAGGGTAAGTCCACGAAATTTGCCGACGTGGCGCACGGCGCCGTTGTCATCGAATATGAACCTCCAAAGTCGTTTAGCGGACGTGCTGGTGCAAAAGCCGTACACGCACGCCAGCAAGCTAAAGAATACGCAGAACTGATTTCAGCAGAAGAAGGACGTGCATTACAAGAATACGTTCTGATCGCATGGGATGGTTCGCACATCACTTTTGGGCATTTCAATGACACTTCAGCTAATTGGGAAGATGTCGTTCCGTTCGACAGGATTTCGGCTGACCGCCTACTCTCAGCACTAAAAAGCGATGGCCGCCCGCTAGTTCATCCTCAGCTCCTACAAGCATTGGTCGGACCGGACTCTGAGTACGGCACAGTACTAATCCCCGAGCTTTACGCCAGCATCTGCAAAGCGGAATCGTCGGCAGCCACAACGAAAACCAAGATGCTGTTTACGGAGTGGCGCAGGCTTTTCAGTCAAGTCGTGGGGTTTCAACCTGTGCACATGAAAAAGCTGCTCGCTCGGCAGGAAATATCCCATGACCAGCCGTACCAGGAAAACCCTGCTGCTTACCTATTCGCGCTCAATACATACATTGCCATCATCGCGAAGATAGTCGCTGCCTGCGCGCTTCCCAGAGCCAGCCAGGACGTGCTGCAACCGGGCGTGCCGGTGGCAGAGCGACTACGTGCAGTGGAGACAGGAGAACTGTTCGAGCACGCCGGCATCCTGAACATGCTGAGTGGTGATTTTTTCTCTTGGTACCTTGATGACAGCGATTGGCCCCGCTACCAAGCCGCTCTTGGCGCCATGCTTGGTAGGCTGAGCGGTATCGACTTCGCCGTATCCAAGAAGCACGCCGACACGACGCGGGATCTATTCAAAGGCATCTATGAGCGGTTCATTCCTCGAGAAGTTAGGCATGCGCTTGGCGAGTTCTACACGCCGGACTGGCTGGCTGAACATGGTATGGACCTGCTCGAATGGCAGCCATCTGACTCGCTGACCGATCCCACGTGTGGGTCGGGGACTTTCTTGCTGGAGGCGATCCGTCGTCGGCGCAAGACCGACAGCGGCGCCACAGCTCAAGCGCTGCTAGCTGGTATCCACGGCATCGACCTCAACCCGCTCGCCGTGCTTGCAGCGAAAGGGTCTCTTGCCGTTTTCCTATCGCCGCATCTGGATCCAGCACGCCCTATTCGGCTGCCGGTGTATTTGGCGGATGCGGTACACCCAGCAGCTGTCGACAGCTTCTCCAACTACAGCCACGTCTTGCACACGGAAGTCGGCCCCAGAGAGTTTTCCGTCCCTGAGCGGATGATTGGGCACCCGGACTTCTTCCGCATCTTTGCGAAAGTACGGATGCTGATCGACGCGGACTATCCTGCGGTGAAGATCTGCGGCGCGATCCTTGCCGATTTGAAAGGCATAGGACTTGATCCATCCGATGTCTCCACCGTCAGCACGACTGTCAGCAACTTGGTCGAGCTCCATGCCCGAGGATGGAATGGCATCTGGTGTTCAATCCTGGCGGATCGTTTTGCGGCTGGCGCGATTCCACCTTCCTCCCACATCTGCGGCAACCCACCATGGATCAAATGGAGCAATCTTCCGAAGGGCTATGCCCAGTCAATCCAAATGCATTGCCGGGGGCTCGGTGTATTCAGTGCCGACAAATGGGTAGGTGGCATCGAGTCTGACATCTCGACTGTGATCACCTACCAAGCCGTGAAGCATTACCTCGGGCGGGATGGACGCTTGGGCTTCTTCCTGCCCGGATCCGTGTTTACAACCGAGTCTAGTGCTGGCTTCAGGCGCTTCTCGGTCGACAACGGCAGCTTGCAATGTCGCGTCCTGCTAGTTGAGGACTACCAGGACATCAAGCCGTTCGACGGTGTCAGCAACCACCCGACGTTCCTGATGCTACAGCGAGATGCAACAACCGTATTTCCTGTTCCCTACCACTCTTGGATCGCAAACTCGGGTGGCGGCACTGACTACCTTTCGGCTGAGCAGTTCCGCTGTACTGCTAGGCGTATTGACGGAACCGCAGTACCAGTACCAGGCGGCGATGGAACGCGTCCCTGGCTGGTCGGTTCTGCACAAGACCAAGCTGTGTTCTCAAAGGTTTTTGCGGCAAGCGCAAAGCCTGAGTACAAGGCACGCAAAGGCATCACAACCGACCGCAACGGCATCTTCTGGGTCTATACCACTGGCTTAGTTGGAACCAACCTGGTGGCGATACGGAATGCCGCAGACATCGGCAAGACGAAAGGAATTCCCCAGATCACGGCAACGGTTGAGTCGGAACACCTTTTCCCTCTCTTGCGTGGGCGCGGTGTTGCACCGTTTAATGCCATGGTCGAGACAGATCTCCACATTCTCGTTCCGCAGCGAGGTATGCACGGCGACCCTGATCTGCCAGCAGCAAGCCCGCATACATTCAAGTTTCTGAACCGCTTCAAGAGCCACCTCGAACAGCGGTCCAGCTTGAAAAGATTTCAGAAAGGACAGGAGTTCTATTCACTCTGGAGCACCGGCCCCTACACGTTCGCGCCATTTAAGGTGCTTTGGCGGGAGATGGGCAACACCTTTGCCGCAGCGTACATCGGCAGCACACTGACCGAATACGCAAGTGAGAAGATCGTAGTACCTGATCACAAGCTTTACTTCATTCCGGTCGAATCGGAATCCGAAGCTGCTTACCTGACAGGCTTCCTTAACGCTCCAACAATTTCCAAGGCAGTGTCTGCATATGCGGCCCAGCTCAGCTTAGGTGCTAGCGTTGCGGAGTACCTCAACATCCCAAAGTTCGACGAGATCAACGGGCGGATGGCTGCCATTGGCAGCATCGCACGGGATATCACAAAGAGGGCAGGCAATGTACAGCCAATAGACCTTGCGCAGTTGGATGCACACGTCCGGGAATTGCTATCGATCTAA
- a CDS encoding ribbon-helix-helix domain-containing protein, which yields MVNQLFSSGKAMRTQSKRHDSGAHEHTVRASISFPEKQYQVLEKIAAENKVSLAWVVRDAIDGYLKAKWPLLPQGADAEDAQQRSEKT from the coding sequence ATGGTGAATCAGCTCTTCAGTTCGGGGAAAGCCATGCGGACTCAATCAAAACGCCACGACAGCGGCGCGCATGAACACACGGTTCGCGCCTCCATCAGCTTCCCGGAGAAGCAGTACCAGGTACTGGAAAAGATCGCGGCAGAGAACAAAGTCTCTCTTGCCTGGGTCGTGCGCGACGCAATCGACGGCTACTTGAAGGCCAAGTGGCCCCTTCTCCCGCAAGGCGCCGACGCCGAAGATGCGCAGCAGAGAAGTGAGAAAACGTGA
- a CDS encoding DNA-3-methyladenine glycosylase family protein → MTPLPTDAGATPAYWDAACHYLTQRDRVMAKLIPQFGQARLQTRGDAFSTLARSIVGQQISVKAAQAVWDRFVRHLGGCAQDLLKPDTVLAQDVPMLRACGLSVRKAEYLLDLARHFQDRRVHLDQWQAMDDESIIDELVAIRGIGRWTAEMFLIFHLMRPNVLPLDDVGLLKGISLCYFSGEPVSRAEARELGECWAPYRSVATWYLWRCLDPLPVEY, encoded by the coding sequence GTGACCCCGCTTCCCACCGACGCCGGCGCCACACCGGCTTACTGGGATGCGGCTTGTCACTACCTCACCCAGCGCGATCGGGTGATGGCCAAGCTCATCCCACAATTCGGACAGGCCCGCCTGCAAACCCGAGGTGATGCGTTCAGCACCTTGGCGCGCTCCATCGTCGGCCAGCAGATTTCGGTGAAGGCCGCCCAGGCGGTGTGGGATCGGTTCGTGCGTCACCTGGGGGGCTGCGCACAAGACCTCTTGAAGCCGGACACTGTTTTGGCTCAAGATGTGCCCATGCTGCGGGCCTGTGGCCTGTCGGTACGCAAGGCAGAATACCTGCTCGATTTGGCACGCCACTTCCAAGACCGGCGAGTTCACTTGGATCAGTGGCAGGCGATGGACGATGAGTCCATCATTGACGAACTCGTGGCCATCCGAGGCATCGGACGCTGGACGGCCGAAATGTTCTTGATTTTTCACCTGATGCGTCCGAACGTGTTACCGCTGGATGATGTGGGCTTGCTCAAGGGCATCAGCCTCTGTTATTTCAGCGGTGAGCCGGTGTCGCGTGCGGAAGCGCGTGAGCTGGGCGAGTGCTGGGCCCCTTACCGGTCGGTGGCGACTTGGTATCTGTGGCGCTGCCTCGACCCGCTGCCGGTCGAGTATTGA
- the cysS gene encoding cysteine--tRNA ligase: protein MTLRIFNSLTRQVEPFTPIEPGHVRMYVCGMTVYDLCHVGHARSMVAFDVVQRWLKASGYRVTYVRNITDIDDKIIKRAVENGETIGELTRRMIAEMYRDADALGIERPTHDPRATDYVPQMLDIVRRLEEKGLAYRAGNGDVNYAVRKFEGYGKLSGKSLDDLNAGERVAVADGKHDPLDFVLWKAAKENEPTEAKWASDFGTGRPGWHIECSAMCGALLGETFDIHGGGGDLQFPHHENEIAQSEGANGAPLARVWMHNGFINIDNEKMSKSLGNFFTIREVLDKFDAETVRFFVLRAHYRSPLNYSDVHLNDARGALKRLYTALQEADAVLARHGRSAVAVPFGALDAGDEHVRLFTEEMNNDFATSAASAVLFTLASEIFTAAKAEALETLALRATQLRALGAVLGLLQQDPAQYLQAGTGLDEASILARIEARAAAKKAKNFAEADRIRAELLAAGVAIKDTPQGTTWAKA, encoded by the coding sequence ATGACCCTGCGCATCTTCAACAGCCTGACCCGCCAGGTCGAACCCTTCACCCCCATCGAGCCCGGCCATGTGCGCATGTACGTGTGCGGCATGACGGTGTATGACCTGTGCCACGTCGGCCACGCGCGTTCGATGGTGGCCTTCGATGTGGTGCAGCGCTGGCTCAAAGCCAGCGGCTACCGCGTCACTTACGTGCGCAACATCACCGATATTGACGACAAAATCATCAAACGTGCGGTAGAAAACGGCGAAACCATCGGCGAGCTGACCCGCCGCATGATCGCCGAGATGTACCGCGACGCCGACGCTTTGGGGATCGAACGCCCCACGCACGACCCGCGTGCCACCGATTACGTGCCGCAGATGCTGGACATCGTGCGCCGCTTGGAAGAAAAGGGCCTGGCCTACCGCGCCGGCAATGGCGACGTGAATTACGCCGTGCGCAAGTTCGAGGGTTACGGCAAGTTGAGCGGCAAATCGCTGGATGACCTGAACGCCGGCGAGCGCGTGGCCGTGGCCGATGGCAAACACGATCCGCTGGACTTTGTGCTCTGGAAAGCGGCCAAAGAGAACGAGCCCACCGAAGCCAAGTGGGCGAGCGATTTCGGCACGGGCCGCCCCGGCTGGCACATCGAGTGCTCGGCCATGTGCGGCGCGTTGCTGGGCGAAACTTTCGACATCCACGGTGGGGGCGGTGATTTGCAGTTCCCGCACCACGAAAACGAGATCGCCCAAAGCGAAGGTGCCAACGGAGCGCCGCTGGCGCGGGTGTGGATGCACAACGGGTTCATCAACATCGACAACGAGAAGATGTCCAAATCGCTGGGCAATTTCTTCACCATCCGCGAGGTGCTTGACAAGTTCGATGCCGAAACCGTGCGGTTCTTCGTGCTGCGCGCCCACTATCGCAGCCCGTTGAACTACAGCGATGTGCATCTGAACGACGCACGCGGCGCCCTGAAGCGCCTTTACACCGCATTGCAAGAGGCCGATGCGGTGTTGGCGCGTCATGGCCGAAGCGCCGTGGCCGTGCCATTCGGTGCGTTGGACGCTGGCGACGAACACGTGCGGCTCTTCACCGAGGAAATGAACAACGACTTCGCCACGTCGGCGGCGAGTGCGGTGCTGTTCACCTTGGCCAGCGAGATTTTCACCGCCGCCAAGGCCGAAGCGCTGGAAACGCTGGCGTTGCGTGCCACGCAATTGCGCGCCCTGGGCGCCGTGCTCGGCCTGTTGCAGCAAGACCCGGCGCAGTACCTGCAAGCGGGCACGGGGTTGGACGAAGCCAGCATCTTGGCCCGCATCGAAGCCCGCGCCGCTGCCAAAAAAGCGAAAAATTTTGCCGAGGCCGACCGCATTCGCGCCGAATTGCTGGCCGCTGGCGTGGCCATCAAAGACACCCCGCAAGGCACCACCTGGGCAAAGGCTTGA
- a CDS encoding DNA cytosine methyltransferase — MKKTFERTGTEIRVLSLFSGCGGMDFGVEAAGGHIVFSNDILADACKTLEKYFPGADICNADISVIQAFPDADVVVGGYPCQSFSMAGNRDPEKDARTNLYKQFLRVVNIVRPKYFVAENVSGLKALSSGTFLKEQLDAYGKAGYNVTYKLLNAKDYGVPQSRKRLFIVGVRKDLNQAFEFPKETHGKTLKASGPLLPYASHGDAIKDLPLWPEGEFYERPHDPNGHFSWYYMSRNRKAKWADPAFTVVANWRHITLHPASPVMTLTWSNLADGWKQRWDFSDQYEHLEADPKRNRLETPRRLSWRECARIQTFDANFTPVGETDSKFTQIGNAVPPKLAQAIFTHLFSGAGLVSPEFQATRKVV, encoded by the coding sequence GTGAAAAAAACATTTGAACGAACTGGTACAGAGATCAGAGTGCTTTCGCTGTTCTCGGGTTGCGGCGGCATGGACTTTGGCGTGGAAGCAGCTGGCGGCCACATCGTCTTTTCGAACGACATCCTAGCAGACGCCTGCAAGACGCTAGAGAAGTATTTCCCTGGTGCTGACATCTGCAATGCGGACATCTCAGTAATTCAGGCGTTCCCAGACGCTGATGTCGTCGTCGGGGGCTATCCATGTCAATCCTTTTCCATGGCTGGCAACCGGGATCCGGAAAAAGATGCAAGGACTAACCTGTACAAACAGTTTCTTCGCGTGGTCAACATCGTCCGGCCCAAATATTTCGTTGCGGAGAATGTATCCGGCCTCAAAGCTTTGAGCAGCGGGACTTTCTTGAAGGAGCAGCTCGACGCTTACGGCAAGGCGGGCTACAACGTCACATATAAGTTGCTGAACGCTAAGGACTACGGCGTGCCGCAGTCGCGCAAACGGCTATTCATCGTCGGCGTACGCAAGGATCTGAACCAAGCTTTCGAATTCCCGAAGGAAACCCATGGCAAAACGCTCAAAGCGTCGGGGCCCCTCCTGCCGTACGCTTCGCATGGCGATGCCATCAAGGATCTTCCACTATGGCCAGAAGGTGAGTTTTACGAGCGCCCGCATGATCCCAATGGTCACTTCTCTTGGTACTACATGTCGAGGAACCGCAAGGCCAAATGGGCTGACCCAGCTTTCACTGTCGTGGCTAACTGGAGACACATCACACTGCATCCCGCCAGTCCGGTGATGACCCTAACTTGGTCGAACCTCGCCGATGGGTGGAAGCAACGCTGGGATTTTTCAGACCAGTATGAGCACCTGGAAGCCGACCCGAAGCGTAATAGGCTTGAAACTCCACGCCGACTTTCCTGGCGCGAATGCGCGCGCATCCAAACCTTCGACGCTAACTTCACGCCAGTTGGCGAGACAGACTCGAAGTTCACCCAGATCGGGAATGCCGTTCCGCCTAAGCTTGCACAGGCTATATTCACTCACCTGTTCTCTGGCGCGGGTCTGGTATCCCCTGAATTTCAAGCCACCCGCAAGGTGGTATAG
- a CDS encoding aspartate kinase, whose product MALIVHKYGGTSMGSTERIRNVAKRVAKWARAGHQMVVVPSAMSGETNRLLGLAKDVSPAVQTASVLRELDMIACTGEQVSVGLLSLALQAEGMEAVSYSGWQVPIKTDSSYTKARIQSIDDVRVRADLAAGKVVIITGFQGVDEDLNITTLGRGGSDTSAVAVAAAMKADECLIYTDVDGVYTTDPRVVPEARRLHTVSFEEMLEMASLGSKVLQIRSVEFAGKYRVPLRVLSSFTPWDINIEEEAKSGTLITFEEDEKMEAAVVSGIAFNRDEAKVTVVGVPDKPGIAYAILGKVAEANIDVDVIIQNVSRDGKTDFSFTVHRNDYQRTVDLLKTQVLPELGAADVLGDTKICKVSIVGIGMRSHAGVASTMFSALAAEGINIQMITTSEIKTSVVIDEKYMELAVRALHRAFGLDAE is encoded by the coding sequence ATGGCACTGATCGTTCACAAATACGGCGGCACCTCGATGGGCTCCACCGAGCGCATCCGCAATGTCGCCAAGCGCGTGGCCAAGTGGGCGCGCGCTGGGCACCAGATGGTCGTCGTTCCGTCGGCCATGAGCGGCGAAACCAACCGCTTGCTGGGCCTGGCCAAAGATGTTTCTCCCGCCGTGCAGACCGCTTCGGTGCTGCGCGAGCTGGACATGATCGCCTGCACAGGCGAACAAGTGTCGGTGGGCCTGCTGTCGCTGGCCCTGCAAGCCGAGGGCATGGAAGCCGTCAGCTACAGCGGCTGGCAAGTGCCCATCAAGACGGATTCGTCGTACACCAAGGCCCGCATCCAAAGCATCGACGATGTGCGCGTGCGTGCCGATCTGGCCGCCGGCAAGGTGGTGATCATCACCGGCTTCCAAGGTGTCGATGAAGATCTGAACATCACCACGCTGGGCCGTGGCGGTTCGGACACCTCCGCCGTGGCCGTCGCCGCCGCGATGAAGGCCGACGAGTGCCTGATCTACACCGACGTGGATGGCGTGTACACCACCGACCCGCGTGTGGTGCCCGAAGCGCGTCGCCTGCACACCGTGAGCTTTGAAGAAATGCTGGAAATGGCCAGCTTGGGCTCCAAGGTGCTGCAAATCCGCTCGGTGGAGTTTGCCGGCAAGTACCGCGTGCCGCTGCGCGTGCTCTCCAGCTTCACGCCCTGGGACATCAACATCGAGGAAGAAGCCAAGTCTGGCACCCTGATCACTTTCGAGGAAGACGAAAAAATGGAAGCAGCCGTTGTCTCGGGCATCGCCTTCAACCGTGACGAAGCCAAGGTGACCGTGGTCGGCGTGCCCGACAAGCCCGGCATCGCCTACGCCATCCTGGGCAAAGTGGCCGAGGCCAACATTGATGTGGACGTGATCATTCAGAACGTCTCGCGTGACGGTAAGACGGACTTCTCCTTCACCGTTCACCGCAACGATTACCAGCGCACCGTCGATCTGCTCAAGACGCAAGTGCTGCCCGAGCTGGGCGCCGCCGACGTGCTGGGTGACACCAAGATCTGCAAGGTGTCGATCGTTGGGATCGGCATGCGTTCGCACGCGGGCGTGGCCAGCACGATGTTCAGCGCCCTGGCTGCTGAAGGCATCAACATTCAGATGATCACCACCAGCGAAATCAAGACTTCCGTTGTGATCGACGAGAAATACATGGAGCTGGCCGTGCGCGCCCTGCACCGCGCATTCGGCCTGGACGCCGAGTGA
- the tilS gene encoding tRNA lysidine(34) synthetase TilS, producing MLAVAVSGGLDSTALLHALSRQARDLGASVVALHVDHGLQAVSAEWGRRIRRQCQRWGAAGLPVSARVHRVTQVPPTGASIEAWARKVRYAALAQMARDVGATHVWLAHHRRDQAETFLLQALRGAGSAGLAAMPTALWRDGLCWLRPWLHQPREAIAAYAARWRLSWVEDATNTDTRFDRNRLRCDLWPTLLAGFPHAETALGQSARQSARAAALMQEVGAQDLARLHMPDGGLDVAGWQTLSAARRYAVLRAWCQTLGHPVPDSLLERLLLELPTARSGHRWPDGAGGASLRLYRGTLRRWEDVPPADLPSGEVGLRLPYPGPGRHALPAWGGVLTVRAVSQGGIAAHWLTHAVLITRQGGESFQFEPHSTARSLKKQYQARAIPAWQRHGPLLCAGPAQGGGVLFAPGLGVDARVRAANGEPQWLPEWLPDATR from the coding sequence GTGCTTGCCGTCGCGGTAAGTGGCGGGCTGGATTCGACCGCGCTGCTGCACGCCCTGTCCCGGCAAGCGCGTGACCTGGGCGCCTCAGTGGTGGCGCTGCATGTGGATCACGGCTTGCAGGCGGTGTCCGCCGAATGGGGGCGCCGGATTCGGCGCCAGTGCCAGCGCTGGGGCGCGGCGGGTTTGCCGGTGTCCGCCCGCGTGCATCGAGTGACGCAGGTTCCGCCCACTGGCGCCAGCATCGAAGCTTGGGCGCGCAAAGTGCGCTACGCCGCACTGGCGCAGATGGCGCGTGACGTGGGCGCCACCCACGTCTGGCTGGCTCATCACCGCCGCGATCAAGCCGAAACGTTTTTATTGCAGGCCCTGCGCGGCGCTGGCTCGGCGGGTTTGGCAGCCATGCCCACCGCGCTGTGGCGGGATGGGTTGTGCTGGCTGCGCCCCTGGTTGCACCAACCCCGCGAAGCCATCGCTGCTTACGCGGCCCGCTGGCGCCTGAGCTGGGTCGAAGACGCCACCAACACCGACACCCGTTTTGACCGCAACCGCCTGCGCTGCGATCTCTGGCCCACGTTGTTGGCCGGCTTTCCACACGCTGAAACGGCGCTGGGGCAATCGGCTCGCCAGTCGGCGCGAGCGGCGGCGTTGATGCAGGAAGTCGGCGCCCAAGACTTGGCCCGTTTGCACATGCCCGACGGCGGTTTGGACGTCGCGGGCTGGCAAACCTTGTCCGCTGCTCGGCGCTACGCGGTGTTGCGGGCGTGGTGCCAGACTCTGGGCCATCCCGTTCCCGACAGTTTGTTGGAACGGCTGCTGCTCGAATTGCCGACGGCGCGCTCGGGCCATCGCTGGCCGGATGGGGCAGGGGGGGCGTCGTTGCGCCTGTACCGGGGCACGCTGCGCCGTTGGGAGGATGTTCCCCCCGCCGATCTGCCATCGGGTGAGGTCGGGTTGAGGTTGCCGTATCCGGGGCCGGGGCGTCACGCGCTGCCGGCGTGGGGTGGGGTGCTGACGGTGCGAGCGGTCTCGCAAGGCGGCATTGCGGCGCACTGGTTGACGCATGCGGTGTTGATCACTCGCCAAGGTGGCGAGTCCTTTCAGTTTGAACCGCATTCGACGGCGCGTTCTTTGAAAAAACAGTACCAAGCTCGGGCCATCCCCGCATGGCAACGGCACGGCCCGCTGCTGTGCGCTGGCCCCGCCCAAGGCGGGGGGGTGTTGTTCGCGCCGGGTTTGGGTGTGGATGCCCGTGTGCGTGCGGCCAACGGCGAACCGCAGTGGCTGCCCGAGTGGCTGCCTGATGCCACGCGCTAG
- a CDS encoding acetyl-CoA carboxylase carboxyltransferase subunit alpha, which yields MSKRYFLDFESPIAELETKIEELRYVQNESAVDISEEIDRLDKKSLQLAKDIYSQLSPWQVTQIARHPQRPYTLDYVNELFTDFQELHGDRAFADDLSIVGGLARFNGQACMVLGQQKGRDTKERAARNFGMPRPEGYRKALRLMKLAEKFGLPVFTFVDTPGAYPGIGAEERGQSEAIGRNIYEMAQLEVPIITTIIGEGGSGGALAISVADQVLMLQFSVYSVISPEGCASILWKTAERASDAAEALGITAHRLKALGLVDKIINEPVGGAHRDTKQMAAQLKRGLVDALRQVADLSTDDLLNRRYERLKSYGRFTDTTKR from the coding sequence ATGAGCAAACGTTATTTCCTGGACTTTGAATCCCCGATCGCCGAACTGGAAACCAAGATCGAGGAGCTGCGCTACGTCCAGAACGAGTCAGCCGTGGACATCTCGGAGGAAATTGACCGGCTGGACAAGAAAAGCCTGCAACTGGCCAAGGACATCTACTCGCAGCTCTCGCCCTGGCAGGTGACGCAGATTGCGCGCCATCCGCAACGCCCGTACACGCTGGATTACGTGAACGAGCTGTTCACCGATTTCCAAGAGCTGCACGGCGACCGGGCGTTTGCCGATGACCTGTCCATCGTCGGCGGTCTGGCGCGTTTCAACGGCCAAGCTTGCATGGTGCTCGGCCAACAAAAGGGCCGAGACACCAAAGAACGCGCCGCCCGCAACTTTGGCATGCCACGCCCCGAGGGCTATCGCAAGGCGCTGCGCCTGATGAAGCTGGCGGAAAAATTCGGCCTGCCGGTGTTCACGTTTGTGGACACCCCGGGCGCTTACCCCGGCATCGGCGCCGAGGAGCGTGGCCAGTCCGAAGCCATTGGCCGCAACATTTACGAGATGGCCCAGCTCGAAGTGCCCATCATCACCACCATCATCGGTGAAGGTGGTTCGGGCGGTGCGCTGGCGATCAGCGTGGCCGACCAGGTGCTGATGCTGCAATTCTCGGTGTACTCGGTGATTTCGCCGGAGGGCTGCGCGTCCATCCTGTGGAAGACCGCCGAGCGTGCGTCGGATGCCGCCGAGGCCCTGGGCATCACCGCCCACCGCCTGAAGGCTTTGGGCTTGGTGGACAAAATCATCAACGAACCCGTGGGCGGCGCGCACCGCGATACCAAACAGATGGCCGCCCAGCTCAAGCGCGGGCTGGTGGACGCGCTGCGCCAAGTGGCCGATCTTTCAACCGATGATCTGCTCAACCGCCGTTACGAACGCCTCAAATCCTACGGGCGTTTCACCGACACCACCAAGCGCTGA